From Streptomyces sp. NBC_00775, one genomic window encodes:
- a CDS encoding phosphatase: protein MPIPGTPSRAELVDHLVLTRIAGDVATPRENNLSHYRKLANGDRNYWLGLELGDRWTDEQDVLAVMAERCGVSDDPEYRYGQDTIDPDLTVDALERAAGRLRKAADGEQRVLFATGHPGGLLDVHRATAAALRAAGCEIVVIPDGLQTDEGYVFQFADVAVLEHGATLWHTHSGEPMRAILTGLEREGRPLPDLVVADHGWAGFAGQLGLDSIGYADCNDPALFLAEAEGTLQVTIPLDDHVKSPRFYDPMTAYLLSTAGLA from the coding sequence ATGCCGATACCCGGGACTCCCAGCCGCGCCGAGCTTGTCGACCACCTTGTACTGACGCGTATCGCGGGCGATGTCGCCACGCCCCGCGAGAACAACCTCTCCCACTACCGCAAGCTCGCGAACGGCGACCGCAACTACTGGCTCGGCCTGGAGCTCGGTGACCGTTGGACGGACGAGCAGGACGTGCTCGCGGTGATGGCGGAGCGGTGCGGGGTGAGCGACGACCCGGAGTACCGGTACGGGCAGGACACCATCGACCCTGATCTGACGGTGGACGCGCTGGAGCGGGCGGCGGGGCGGCTGCGCAAGGCCGCCGACGGGGAGCAGCGGGTGCTGTTCGCCACCGGGCACCCCGGTGGGCTGCTCGATGTGCATCGGGCCACCGCCGCCGCCTTGCGTGCCGCCGGTTGCGAGATCGTCGTCATCCCGGACGGGCTGCAGACGGACGAAGGGTACGTTTTCCAGTTCGCCGATGTCGCGGTGCTTGAGCACGGTGCGACGTTGTGGCACACCCACTCGGGTGAGCCGATGCGCGCGATTCTCACCGGCCTTGAGCGTGAGGGGCGTCCGCTGCCCGACCTGGTCGTCGCCGACCACGGCTGGGCCGGCTTCGCCGGTCAGCTCGGCCTCGACTCCATCGGGTACGCCGACTGCAACGACCCCGCCCTGTTCCTCGCGGAGGCCGAGGGCACGCTCCAGGTGACGATTCCTCTGGACGACCACGTGAAGAGTCCGCGGTTCTATGACCCGATGACGGCTTACCTGCTGTCCACGGCGGGGCTGGCGTAG
- a CDS encoding PucR family transcriptional regulator: MPDTSAPAVPPTPPVPLSALLAREDLALQQIAGPSDPDTVIHWAHTSEMADPYPYLLGGELLLTAGVHIPEAAGSGTYFDDYVSRIVTAGGAALGFGLAPVHDTVPRALVAACDAYGLPLLEVPPQTTFSGVARAVWQLMAQARLAELRRVTEAQQSLAAAAARPDPVPAVLRQLAQRVAGWAVLYGPDGVELAGAGRVADASTVEALAELAAVVRPGEGKGAVPSSATDTVGGVHLAAYALGAGQGFVLGVGAPRRDPGDHTIASVAAVLLSLLTGEHQSGSGAARSAALVRLLLGAAPEDVAPLLGGERWVVVHARPAGDGPAPDAVTASALGAALGSALVDAGGDVVRVLVPCDREPTAQAGWTCGVSAPVAPHEWAAADTQAARALARARATRAPLVRHGERPALADLVPPADAEAHARTLLAPISTTPALTETLRTWLSLHGSWDRTAVALSVHRNTVRQRIARCGVLLGSDLDDPDVRMELWFALREG; this comes from the coding sequence ATGCCGGACACATCCGCACCAGCAGTACCACCGACCCCGCCCGTCCCACTCTCGGCACTGCTGGCCCGCGAGGACCTGGCCCTGCAGCAGATCGCGGGCCCCTCCGACCCGGACACGGTGATCCACTGGGCGCACACGTCGGAGATGGCGGACCCGTACCCGTATCTGCTGGGCGGCGAGCTGCTGCTGACCGCCGGGGTCCACATCCCCGAGGCGGCGGGCTCGGGCACGTACTTCGACGACTACGTATCCCGGATCGTGACGGCCGGCGGCGCGGCCCTCGGCTTCGGTCTGGCCCCGGTCCACGACACGGTTCCGCGGGCGCTGGTCGCGGCCTGCGACGCGTACGGGCTCCCGCTCCTGGAGGTCCCGCCCCAGACGACGTTCTCGGGCGTGGCCCGCGCGGTCTGGCAGCTGATGGCCCAGGCCCGCCTGGCGGAGCTGCGCCGCGTGACGGAGGCCCAGCAGAGCCTGGCGGCGGCCGCGGCGCGCCCGGATCCCGTACCGGCGGTGCTGCGGCAGCTGGCCCAGCGGGTGGCGGGCTGGGCGGTGCTGTACGGGCCGGACGGGGTGGAGCTGGCGGGGGCGGGGAGGGTGGCGGACGCGTCCACCGTGGAGGCGCTCGCCGAGCTGGCCGCTGTCGTGCGGCCCGGGGAGGGGAAGGGAGCCGTTCCCTCGTCGGCGACGGACACCGTCGGCGGCGTCCACCTCGCCGCCTACGCGCTCGGCGCCGGGCAGGGCTTCGTGCTCGGCGTCGGGGCGCCGCGCCGTGACCCGGGTGACCACACCATCGCCTCCGTCGCCGCCGTACTCCTGTCCCTCCTCACCGGGGAGCACCAGAGCGGCAGCGGGGCGGCGCGGTCGGCGGCGCTGGTGCGGCTGCTGCTCGGGGCCGCGCCGGAGGATGTGGCGCCCCTCCTCGGCGGGGAGCGATGGGTCGTCGTACACGCCCGCCCCGCCGGGGACGGCCCCGCGCCGGACGCCGTCACCGCGTCCGCGCTGGGGGCGGCACTGGGCTCCGCGCTGGTCGACGCGGGCGGCGACGTCGTACGCGTCCTCGTCCCCTGCGACCGCGAGCCCACCGCACAGGCGGGCTGGACCTGCGGGGTCAGCGCGCCCGTCGCCCCGCACGAGTGGGCGGCCGCCGACACCCAGGCGGCCCGCGCCCTGGCCCGCGCCCGCGCGACCCGGGCACCCCTCGTCCGCCACGGCGAGCGCCCCGCCCTCGCGGACCTCGTCCCCCCGGCCGACGCCGAGGCCCACGCCCGCACCCTCCTCGCCCCGATCTCCACGACCCCGGCCCTCACCGAGACCCTCCGCACCTGGCTCTCCCTGCACGGCAGTTGGGACCGCACGGCGGTGGCACTGTCGGTCCACCGCAATACGGTGCGGCAACGGATCGCGCGGTGCGGGGTGTTGCTGGGGTCGGACCTCGACGATCCGGATGTGCGGATGGAGTTGTGGTTCGCGCTGCGGGAGGGGTGA